The following coding sequences are from one Lolium rigidum isolate FL_2022 chromosome 6, APGP_CSIRO_Lrig_0.1, whole genome shotgun sequence window:
- the LOC124664302 gene encoding probable leucine-rich repeat receptor-like protein kinase At1g68400: MRLPSGSTALLLLISVLLHHSACTANAGSLDSDAAALAEFRLAADRSGTLTSWNLSTTPSPCGIPAWRGVTCGGGRVTRLVLEGLGLSGADALRPLASLDALRVLSLKGNALAGAVPDLSPLLGLKLLFLSRNALSGEIPPSLGALYRLYRLDLSSNNLSGAVPPDLSRLDRLLTLRLDSNRLTGGVDRIALPRLQDFNVSNNLLSGKIPVAMAGFPAAAFGGNAGLCGTPLPPCVESNTSSTCPPAAAMAASSPSSKPSESKGRMSRGAVAAIVAADFAVVGLVAGLLFCYFWPRLSGRRHREGEKIVFSSSPYGATGAVAAAAGGAGTFERGKMVFLEEPGGGGRRFELEELLRASAEMLGKGGCGTAYKAVLDDGSVVAVKRLRDAAPGSASAGSKKEFEHHMAVLGRLRHPNVVPLNAYYYARDERLLVYEFMPNGSLFSLLHGNRGPGRTPLHWAARVHIAAGAARGLAFIHHASRRGGSGSPKLAHGNIKSTNILIDRSGEARLADCGLAQLSGSSSSSAGYRAPEAPPARPWASQKGDVYAFGVVLLELLTGRVPGGEAAEELPRWVQSVVREEWTSEVFDLELMKDKGIEEEMVAMLQLALSCAAAEPGQRPKVAHVVRMIDEVRAASCGGASSPSRESSMDESSAVSDSPAVSEGGAVSQ, translated from the exons ATGCGTCTTCCCAGCGGCAGCactgcgctgctgctgctgatctCCGTCCTGCTCCACCACTCGGCTTGCACCGCCAATGCCGGCTCGCTGGACTCCGACGCCGCGGCGCTGGCCGAATTCCGCCTCGCCGCGGACCGCTCCGGCACCCTCACGAGCTGGAACCTCTCGACCACCCCGTCCCCGTGCGGCATCCCGGCGTGGCGCGGCGTCacctgcggcggcggccgcgtaACGCGGCTGGTGCTCGAGGGGCTGGGCCTCTCCGGCGCGGACGCGCTCCGGCCGCTGGCCTCCCTCGACGCGCTCCGCGTGCTCAGCCTCAAGGGCAACGCGCTCGCGGGCGCCGTCCCGGACCTCTCCCCGCTGCTCGGGCTCAAGCTGCTCTTCCTCTCCCGCAACGCGCTCTCCGGCGAGATCCCGCCGTCCCTCGGCGCGCTCTACCGGCTCTACCGCCTCGACCTCTCCTCCAACAACCTCTCCGGCGCCGTGCCCCCGGACCTCAGccggctcgacaggctgctcacccTGAGGCTCGATTCCAACCGGCTCACCGGCGGGGTCGACCGCATTGCGCTGCCTAGGCTCCAGGACTTCAACGTGTCGAACAACCTCCTCTCCGGCAAGATTCCGGTGGCGATGGCGGGGTTCCCGGCGGCCGCGTTCGGCGGGAATGCCGGCCTCTGCGGCACTCCCCTCCCGCCCTGCGTGGAATCAAACACGTCCTCCACGTGCCCCCCggccgcggccatggcggcgtcgTCGCCCTCGTCGAAACCATCGGAAAGCAAGGGGAGGATGAGCCGCGGGGCCGTGGCGGCGATTGTGGCCGCGGACTTCGCGGTGGTCGGGCTCGTGGCGGGGCTCCTCTTCTGCTACTTCTGGCCGCGCCTCTCCGGGCGGCGCCACCGCGAGGGGGAGAAGATCGTGTTCTCCTCCAGCCCGTACGGCGCCACgggggcggtcgcggcggcggccggcggcgctggCACGTTCGAGCGGGGCAAGATGGTGTTTTTGGAGgagcccggcggcggcgggaggcggttcGAGCTAGAGGAGCTGCTGCGCGCGTCCGCGGAGATGCTCGGCAAGGGCGGCTGCGGGACCGCCTACAAGGCGGTGCTCGACGACGGCAGCGTCGTGGCCGTCAAGCGGCTCCGCGACGCGGCGCCCGGGTCGGCGTCGGCGGGGAGCAAGAAGGAGTTCGAGCACCACATGGCCGTGCTCGGCCGGCTCCGCCACCCCAACGTCGTGCCGCTCAACGCGTACTACTACGCCCGCGACGAGAGGCTGCTCGTCTACGAGTTCATGCCCAATGGCAGCCTCTTCTCCCTCCTCCACG GTAACCGAGGCCCAGGGCGCACGCCGCTGCACTGGGCGGCGCGGGTGCACATTGCGGCGGGCGCGGCGCGCGGGCTGGCCTTCATCCACCACGCGAGCCGGCGCGGCGGGAGCGGGTCGCCGAAGCTGGCGCACGGCAACATCAAGAGCACCAACATCCTCATCGACCGGTCCGGCGAGGCGCGGCTGGCGGACTGCGGGCTGGCGCAGCTGAGCGGCTCGTCGTCGAGCTCGGCGGGGTACCGCGCGCCGGAGGCGCCCCCGGCGCGGCCGTGGGCGTCGCAGAAGGGCGACGTGTACGCGTTCGGGGTGGTGCTCCTGGAGCTCCTCACGGGGCGGgtcccgggcggcgaggcggcggaggagctgccGCGGTGGGTGCAGTCGGTGGTGCGGGAGGAGTGGACGTCGGAGGTGTTCGACCTGGAGCTGATGAAGGACAAGGGCATCGAGGAGGAGATGGTGGCCATGCTGCAGCTGGCGCTCAGCTGCGCGGCGGCCGAGCCCGGCCAGCGGCCCAAGGTGGCGCACGTGGTGCGGATGATCGACGAGGTCCGGGCCGCGTCCtgcggcggcgcgtcgtcgccgtcGCGCGAGTCGTCCATGGACGAGTCCTCCGCCGTCTCCGACTCGCCCGCCGTGTCGGAAGGCGGCGCCGTCAGCCAGTGA